One window of Felis catus isolate Fca126 chromosome D4, F.catus_Fca126_mat1.0, whole genome shotgun sequence genomic DNA carries:
- the LOC109494043 gene encoding uncharacterized protein LOC109494043 isoform X2 → MAMRVGLDHQKGVGAGRKPGSCSHPAAPPSLLAGQPTLGLSTTATCWDPCEPPAASPPCASHLAGGWAQATRGRCCCRRHSAQEAREQAGCSQGLKRDLGVWGGTRANHPRPKQEDRRALLTAGTHSGGHQDWRNAPRPPSLPPPTTAAPNPRLSREPAPATNTGTCPQPCLQGSAQGQTSSRRDLGPRRRRGSSCTEGQRSLQATGGLPRWPEVKPASSSAQGPGGGLTDADEDEGEPQATVGTPTGRQMMGKDLHTSPRGRGLSPAAWVSEQGKAQDKTQSTRAGTPSISLPAWDQGCVLRPGSK, encoded by the exons ATGGCTATGAGGGTGGGTCTTGACCACCAGAAAGGTGTGGGAGCCGGGCGCAAACCTGGGTCGTGCTCACACCCTGCGGCCCCACCCTCACTCCTGGCAGGTCAGCCCACGCTTGGCCTGAGCACCACTGCCACCTGCTGGGATCCCTGTGAACCCCCTGCCGCCAGCCCTCCCTGCGCATCGCATCTGGCAGGGGGGTGGGCCCAGGCCACCCGGGGCCGCTGTTGCTGCCGCCGCCACTCTGCCCAGGAAGCCAGGGAACAAGCAGGATGCAGCCAGGGGCTAAAACGCGATCTGGGGGTCTGGGGGGGGACACGGGCCAACCACCCCCGCCCCAAGCAGGAGGACAGACGGGCACTGCTCACTGCAGGGACACACTCAGGAGGCCACCAGGACTGGAGAAATGCCCcaaggcctccctccctccctcctccgaCCACTGCTGCTCCAAACCCGCGGCTGAGCAGGGAGCCAGCGCCGGCCACAAACACTGGAACGTGTCCCCAACCCTGCCTTCAGGGGAGTGCCCAGGGGCAGACCAGCAGCCGCCGCGACCTGGGGCCCAGACGGCGCCGCGGAAGCTCCTGCACCGAAGGTCAGCGGTCACTACAGGCCACAGGAGGCCTTCCACGGTGGCCCGAGGTGAAGCCCGCCTCCAGCTCCGCTCAGGGGCCCG GCGGTGGCCTCACAGACGCTGACGAGGACGAAGGAGAGCCACAGGCCACCGTGGGAACCCCCACCGGGAGGCAGATGATGGGCAAGGACCTGCACACCAGCCCGCGAGGACGGGGGCTCTCACCCGCTGCTTGGGTTTCTGAACAG GGCAAAGCACAGGACAAGACCCAGAGCACGCGAGCCGGCACACCATCCATCAGCCTCCCTGCGTGGGATCAGGGCTGCGTTCTGAGACCAGGAAGCAAATGA
- the LOC109494043 gene encoding uncharacterized protein LOC109494043 isoform X3: protein MQPGAKTRSGGLGGDTGQPPPPQAGGQTGTAHCRDTLRRPPGLEKCPKASLPPSSDHCCSKPAAEQGASAGHKHWNVSPTLPSGECPGADQQPPRPGAQTAPRKLLHRRSAVTTGHRRPSTVARGGGLTDADEDEGEPQATVGTPTGRQMMGKDLHTSPRGRGLSPAAWVSEQPTPQGKAQDKTQSTRAGTPSISLPAWDQGCVLRPGSK, encoded by the exons ATGCAGCCAGGGGCTAAAACGCGATCTGGGGGTCTGGGGGGGGACACGGGCCAACCACCCCCGCCCCAAGCAGGAGGACAGACGGGCACTGCTCACTGCAGGGACACACTCAGGAGGCCACCAGGACTGGAGAAATGCCCcaaggcctccctccctccctcctccgaCCACTGCTGCTCCAAACCCGCGGCTGAGCAGGGAGCCAGCGCCGGCCACAAACACTGGAACGTGTCCCCAACCCTGCCTTCAGGGGAGTGCCCAGGGGCAGACCAGCAGCCGCCGCGACCTGGGGCCCAGACGGCGCCGCGGAAGCTCCTGCACCGAAGGTCAGCGGTCACTACAGGCCACAGGAGGCCTTCCACGGTGGCCCGAG GCGGTGGCCTCACAGACGCTGACGAGGACGAAGGAGAGCCACAGGCCACCGTGGGAACCCCCACCGGGAGGCAGATGATGGGCAAGGACCTGCACACCAGCCCGCGAGGACGGGGGCTCTCACCCGCTGCTTGGGTTTCTGAACAG CCCACCCCTCAGGGCAAAGCACAGGACAAGACCCAGAGCACGCGAGCCGGCACACCATCCATCAGCCTCCCTGCGTGGGATCAGGGCTGCGTTCTGAGACCAGGAAGCAAATGA
- the LOC109494043 gene encoding uncharacterized protein LOC109494043 isoform X1 encodes MAMRVGLDHQKGVGAGRKPGSCSHPAAPPSLLAGQPTLGLSTTATCWDPCEPPAASPPCASHLAGGWAQATRGRCCCRRHSAQEAREQAGCSQGLKRDLGVWGGTRANHPRPKQEDRRALLTAGTHSGGHQDWRNAPRPPSLPPPTTAAPNPRLSREPAPATNTGTCPQPCLQGSAQGQTSSRRDLGPRRRRGSSCTEGQRSLQATGGLPRWPEVKPASSSAQGPGGGLTDADEDEGEPQATVGTPTGRQMMGKDLHTSPRGRGLSPAAWVSEQPTPQGKAQDKTQSTRAGTPSISLPAWDQGCVLRPGSK; translated from the exons ATGGCTATGAGGGTGGGTCTTGACCACCAGAAAGGTGTGGGAGCCGGGCGCAAACCTGGGTCGTGCTCACACCCTGCGGCCCCACCCTCACTCCTGGCAGGTCAGCCCACGCTTGGCCTGAGCACCACTGCCACCTGCTGGGATCCCTGTGAACCCCCTGCCGCCAGCCCTCCCTGCGCATCGCATCTGGCAGGGGGGTGGGCCCAGGCCACCCGGGGCCGCTGTTGCTGCCGCCGCCACTCTGCCCAGGAAGCCAGGGAACAAGCAGGATGCAGCCAGGGGCTAAAACGCGATCTGGGGGTCTGGGGGGGGACACGGGCCAACCACCCCCGCCCCAAGCAGGAGGACAGACGGGCACTGCTCACTGCAGGGACACACTCAGGAGGCCACCAGGACTGGAGAAATGCCCcaaggcctccctccctccctcctccgaCCACTGCTGCTCCAAACCCGCGGCTGAGCAGGGAGCCAGCGCCGGCCACAAACACTGGAACGTGTCCCCAACCCTGCCTTCAGGGGAGTGCCCAGGGGCAGACCAGCAGCCGCCGCGACCTGGGGCCCAGACGGCGCCGCGGAAGCTCCTGCACCGAAGGTCAGCGGTCACTACAGGCCACAGGAGGCCTTCCACGGTGGCCCGAGGTGAAGCCCGCCTCCAGCTCCGCTCAGGGGCCCG GCGGTGGCCTCACAGACGCTGACGAGGACGAAGGAGAGCCACAGGCCACCGTGGGAACCCCCACCGGGAGGCAGATGATGGGCAAGGACCTGCACACCAGCCCGCGAGGACGGGGGCTCTCACCCGCTGCTTGGGTTTCTGAACAG CCCACCCCTCAGGGCAAAGCACAGGACAAGACCCAGAGCACGCGAGCCGGCACACCATCCATCAGCCTCCCTGCGTGGGATCAGGGCTGCGTTCTGAGACCAGGAAGCAAATGA